The following proteins come from a genomic window of Panthera leo isolate Ple1 chromosome E2, P.leo_Ple1_pat1.1, whole genome shotgun sequence:
- the LOC122208797 gene encoding zinc finger and SCAN domain-containing protein 5B-like, which yields MAADQTFSREKAQGALAGTQDSSCEQWHVSFRAFSSSGRSDPVEDLRRLYELCYLWLRPDLHTKEQILDMLVMEQFMISMPQELQVLVKEGAVQSCKDLQDVLRSSQGPKKWTIVSIEGQEFLMRSSDVQMANAEAGDRDLVTDLSKKPQSSGCEIHPENIQVSRELQNLPGTSEPSKGQGQNVLLPETIPGKGVLEGLRPKENLEKNLTEDLEETRILKSQEPPFLKGPAPMKTLQEGTGIKNVDAEKPSTQVSERQVSTQNGKRRDSQKTQRSSKRRKQENTSISQDVATHLDRGEFSGQPVSSVHPVGKKATGGTSNVCSLCKKEFRYKSQFSIHWRTHTGERPFKCNTCSGSFMQTSDLRVHQRIHTGEKPYCCEICLKTFTHDSTLRSHKRIHTKEKPYACEECGKAFSHKGNLNVHQRTHSGVKPYTCHECNCAFRQLGTFKRHQKIH from the exons ATGGCCGCAGACCAGACGTTCTCACGGGAGAAAGCCCAAGGAGCCCTTGCTGGAACGCAAGACAGCAGCTGTGAGCAGTGGCACGTGAGCTTCAGGGCGTTTAGCAGCTCGGGGAGGTCGGACCCTGTGGAGGACCTGAGGAGGCTCTATGAGCTCTGCTATCTGTGGCTGCGGCCAGACCTGCACACCAAGGAGCAGATTCTGGACATGCTAGTGATGGAGCAGTTCATGATCTCCATGCCGCAGGAGCTCCAGGTCTTAGTGAAGGAAGGTGCTGTGCAGAGCTGCAAAGACCTGCAGGATGTGCTGAGAAGCAGCCAGGGGCCCAAGAAATGG acCATAGTTAGCATAGAAGGACAGGAATTTCTCATGCGAAGCTCAGATGTTCAGATGGCCAACGCCGAGGCTGGTGACAGGGATCTTGTGACAGACTTGTCCAAGAAGCCTCAATCCTCTGGGTGTGAGATACATCCAGAGAACATCCAGGTCAGCAGAGAGCTACAGAACCTGCCAGGAACCAGTGAACCATCAAAGGGGCAG GGACAGAACGTTCTCCTGCCTGAGACCATTCCTGGAAAAGGTGTACTGGAGGGTCTGAGACCTAAGGAGAACTTGGAGAAGAATCTGACAGAAGACTTGGAAGAGACAAGAATACTTAAATCCCAAGAGCCTCCCTTTCTGAAGGGTCCTG CTCCCATGAAGACTCTCCAAGAAGGAACCGGTATTAAAAATGTGGATGCCGAAAAGCCTTCCACACAGGTTTCAGAGAGACAAGTGTCCACtcagaatggaaagagaagagattCTCAGAAGACTCAAAGAAGttccaaaaggagaaaacaggaaaacacctCCATTTCCCAAGACGTGGCCACACATTTGGACAGAGGAGAATTTTCAGGACAGCCTGTGTCATCAGTTCATCCTGTTGGGAAAAAAGCCACGGGAGGGACATCAAACGTCTGTAGCCTCTGTAAGAAAGAATTTCGTTATAAATCTCAGTTTTCCATCCACTGGAGGACACACACGGGAGAAAGACCCTTTAAATGCAACACCTGTTCTGGGAGTTTCATGCAGACTTCGGACCTCCGAGTTCACCAGCGAATCCACACAGGCGAGAAGCCTTACTGTTGTGAAATCTGCCTCAAGACGTTCACCCACGACTCCACCCTGCGGAGCCACAAGAGGATCCATACAAAGGAGAAGCCCTATGCGTGTGAAGAGTGTGGGAAAGCTTTCAGCCACAAAGGGAACCTCAACGTTCACCAGCGCACACACTCTGGGGTAAAGCCCTACACGTGTCATGAGTGTAATTGTGCCTTTCGTCAGCTGGGCACTTTTAAGCGCCaccaaaaaatacattaa